The following is a genomic window from Methylomarinum vadi.
TGACGAGATTACTGATGCAAGTGGCCTTAATCGCCGAAGCTAACGGATGCGATGGGATATGTTGAGCAAAACGCTCAACCAGCGGTCGGGGGAAATAGGCCAATAAATAATGGTCGCAGCAGGTCGCCGTGACGAATTCTGGGCGATCCAGCAACTGTTGCGTCAACCAGCGTTTAGCCGAGGCCATCAACACGGCCAGCTCGGGACGAGTCAGCTTGACGTTTTCGCGCGCCCTGACCGCCTTGGCGACAGGAAACGCCTCGACGGCGAAATCGAGAAAACCCGCGGATTGCAGTTTCTCGGCCAGTTCCAGATACGGTTCGACATCCTCGGCGCAACGCAGTTGTTCCAGCGACAAGCACAAGGTCTGGGCATAATTATCGGCAAGCACCGTTCGACAAACCTCCTCGGACAACTGGTCGAACAAGGTTTGATAATCGTCTATTTGCTGTTTCTTATGCAGTTCCCTTAGCAGGATCTTCAGATTGACTTCGTGATCCGAGGTATCCACGCCCGCCGAGTTGTCAATGGCATCGGTATTGATACGACCGCCCGCCAAGGCGAATTCAATACGCGCCAAGCGGGTAAATCCCAGATTGGCACCCTCGCCGACCACTTTAGCCTGTAAACTGGACGCATCCACTCTGACAGTGTCATTCTGACGGTCGCCTACTTCCTCGTGCTTTTCGCTGCCGGCTTTGACATAGGTGCCGATGCCGCCCAGCCACAACAGCTCCACCGGCGCGATCAACAAATAACGGATCAGCGATTCGCCGTCCAAGGTCTTGTAACGTAGACCCAACCACTGCCTGACCGGCTCGGATAATGGGATATCCTTGCTGTCCCGGCTATAGATACCGCCGCCCTCGCTGAGCAATTCTCGGCTGTAATCGTTCCAACTGGAGCCAGGCAGGTCGAACAAGCGCCGACGTTCCTGATAGGACCGTTCGGGATCGGGGGAAGGATCGAGGAATATATGCTGGCCGCTGATGGCCGCGCGCAATTTAATACAGCGCGATAACAACATGCCGTTGCCGAACACGTCGCCGTCCATGCTGCCGATGCCAACGACTGTGAATGCTTCATGTTGGATGTCCTTGCCCAACTCGCGAAAATGCCGCTTGACGCTTTCCCAGGCGCCGCGCGCAGTGATTCCCAAGGCCTTATGGCTATAACCTTTGGAGCCGCCGCTGGCAAAAGCGTCTCCCATCCAGAATCGATATTCTTCGGAAACGGCATTGGCCACATCGGGAAATTGGGCCGTACCCTTGTCGGCGGCGACGACCAGATAAGGATCGTCATCATCGTAACGGACGATACCGGATAAGGTTTTAACCTTTTCCCCAACATAATTATCGGTCAAATCCAGTAAGGCCCGCATCAGTTGCAGATAGGCCCTTTTACCGGCCTGCCTGAAGCTTTCATCGCGCCGCAGGCGCTTGACGACAAAACCGCCCTTGGCGCCAGTCGGCACGATCAAGGCGTTCTTGCTCATTTGCGTTTGCATCAGCCCTAAAATCTCCGTCCTGAAGTCATCGGGCCGGTCGGACCAGCGTATACCGCCGCGAGCGATCTTCCCGCCGCGCAAATGAATGCCTTCCATATCGGGTGCGTGAACATAAACCTCAAAACTGGGTCTGGGCGCCGGCATATCGATCACTCCGAGACTGTTGATCTTGAGGGCGATTAGATAATCTTCCAGGCCTCGACGGACATGAAAATTACTCCGCACGGTCGAGTCGATCAAATTGAACAATGTCCGCAAGATGCGATCGTCGTTCAGATCGGTCACCGTTTCCATGTCTTCCAGCAGGCGCAAGCGTATCGGAAACAAAGCCTGTTCTTCGCGTTGTAGCGCATCTTCCCACTCTTCGCTCGGCCTGAAGCGCACTTCGAAATAATCGAACAGCAACTTAGCCAAGCGGGGATTATTGATCAAGGCGCGGTGAAAAGAGGAAACCGTGACATGGAATCCCAGTTGCAGGCAATAATTGCGGTAAGTCCTCAATAAATCGATTTCCTGCCACTCCATCCCGACCAGTAAAAGCAACCTGTTCAATCCGTCATTTTCCACGCGCTGTTGCTGTATGGCCTCGATCATTCCGAGTAACGGCTGTTTGATTTTGTGTAACGGCTGACAGCCAGTATTGGCCGGTATCACGGCAAAGCTCTTGATATAGCAAGTGGTCTGGCCGGTGTTCACGCTAAACTGCACCTGATCGACCAATCTTAAATTCAGGTTTTCCAGTATCGGAATGAATTCATCGAGGAATTGCTCTCGACCGCTGTAGAAATGCAAACGACAATTTTCCTGCCGCTGGCAGGGAAACAGTAAATTCACACCCTGTTGCGAGGTGCCGGTCAGTTTTTCCAACTGGAGCATGTCTTTCAGCGCATAACGGGGCGGCAACATGTTTCTATAATCCGCGTTAAAACTGTCACGATACTTGCGCCACAACTCACTACCTTTGCCTTTACCCAAGGCCCGCTCCAGCAACAATCTTAACCGCACGGTCCAGGGACGGCATTGTCGGTTTACCAGTTTTTCCAATGCCGCAATATCGATATGGACTTGCTCCTGCTGAGGAAGCAATGAAAGATATAATGCCGAATAGCTTTCACCGAAATTGATCAAGCGAACGACGTCGGTTCGGCATTGCAATTCGGCGCTAAGAGTCCCGGCCAATTGCGTCTGACTGGTGGTTTTTAAAAATGTCTGAGGAATGATTACCAAAAAGGAAAGGCAAAATGGACTCGGGCTGGCCAGAAACAATACTTTCAGCGAATAAGGCCTGCTTAAATAGCGGCATAGCGATTGTGCCAACAATTCGAGTTGTGTCTCACCGAGGAAAAAAAATTCCAGTTTGGGAATCAGGCTAAATAGCTCCTGCAGCTTGACATAATCATGACTGCCGCGAACTATTTTTATTTTTTTCAACGTCTCCGCGGTTTTTCGCTGCAATTCCAGAACGTGGCAAGAGGAGCAATTTATCTCGATACGCCTGAACAACCCGATAAATGCATGCTCGGTGGCGATATCGCCTTGCTGTTCGCGGAAACCGATATAAATCAAAGGCTCATTGCTGATCAAAGGGCTGTCTAATGTCAATCGGTGGACGACAACCTCGGTTTCCCTAGACATCAGCCGATTAATTTCACTCTGCAACTGTTGACCCGCGTTCGCTTCCAGAATTTCCAGACAGAAGGCTAGATCGGCGCCTAACTGTTTGCTGTTAGCGTAATCCGCCTGTGAATCGGGAGAGGTGGTGATCGCTCGGTAACTAATCGGAATGAACGCTTCTTGCTGTAACCAGGCCAGCAACGACCAATAGAGTTGCAATCCACGCAAGCTTTTCAGATATTCCTGCTTGTCGTTAAAGGCGACACAGGATTGGAAGACTCGATGATTTTGCCGCAGTAAAACCAAACATTGTTGTTGTATCGTTTCCAGAATCGCCTGGTCGATATTTTCCAGGCGAAGCAATATCAATAATTCGCTGCTGTCCTCTTCGGCTCCGGCATCCAGATAAATGATCCCTTGCTCCCTGCGCTTGATCGTTAAAATCGGATGCGCAATCAAACTGAACAAGCCGCTGTATTTTTTTTGCAAAATTATCAGGGTTTCGACCAGATAAGGCTCGTTCGGAGCACTGATCATCAATAAATATTGCCCACCGTTTTGTAAGGGAACGGCCTGCAAGCCAATCTCCTGCGTGCGGTTTTCTAAAAATTGATAACAACGAACGATCAGCGAGTCTAATAACGCCGAGGGCAAGGTCGCTAAATAACTTTCAGGGAAGATGAGCACGTCCGCCAACGTTTTCAGAAAACGCCGCTGCTCGATATTTTCATGTCGATCAAGCAGGTATTGCACCTGTTCGAGCTTCAAATGCTGACGGCTCTTATCCGTCTTGGTGCGACCGGCTTCGAGATAGACTTTCAAGAGCCCCCCGGATTAGGTTTTAAGAGTTTCTTGATTTCCAACACATTACAATCCTCTCGCTTGGTATAGGTTACCGAATCCATCAGCGAGCGAATGAAAAAAATACCCATTCCCCCCTCTTTAGGGTGATCGAGATCCGGCAAAGGTATTTGTTCCAAATCGAAACCCTGACCATGATCATAAACTTTGATATTCAGCTCATCGCCGATGAGCTGAATAGTTATGCGGACTGTTTCGCTGGGATCGTTATGACTGGAATGGCGGATGGCATTGGATGTGGCTTCGGTCAATACCAAATTCAGATGATAAGCGAATGCTTCCCGGTCGCCTGAATATTGTTGCAATTCCTTACCGATATGTTCGGCAATATTACCGATCAGATCCAGATACCGCGTTTGCGTGGGTATCACCACATCGATCTGAAGCTCTTCGTCGGACATACATGCCCCCTCTTGCGCGATTAGCTAGCGTTCAAAACATCGCCGGCATCCGCATAAATTTCGAACACTCGATTCAACCGGGTTAGCTCGAACATTGAAAGAACCTGACTCTGAATATTGGTTAACACCAATTTACCTGACTTGGCGGCCGCATTTTTGAAACCCGATAATAAAGCGCCCAACCCGGAACTATCGATGAAACGCACTTGCCCTAACTTTACGACAATATTTATCTCGCCCTGTTCGATTACCTTCAACACACTTTCCTTTAATTCAGCCGAGTTATGAGCATCGATGCGCTCCTCGCAAATTTCCAATATCAAATAGCCATTTGATTTTTGTTGCTTTATATTCATCTCTGCAGAAATTTGGTTACGGGATGAGTCTACTTTTAACAGATTGTGCGCTATTACGCATTATTTTTTACCTGACCCGACATGGCCTAAGCGGTTTTATGGTCACCTTTCCTCAGCCGGAATTATTTTGGACAATAAAAAAGGCGTCATTTGCGCAATGAATGACGCCTTTTTTAATTGAAGTGGCAATCGATTTAACGATACAACGCCCCATGCTGCCCGCTTGTTTTTACTGCTCTTTTTTCGCCTCTTCTTCCGTTTCCATGACGATTGCGGCCATACAATTCATCATACTTTCCGCATAATTTCTATGCGCATCGGCGAGCGCTTGTGGCGAGCCAAAATCAGTACGCAATTCCTCCAAAGTCTTCTTTGGGTCTTCCGATTTGTTCAGGGTTAGCATTTTTGTATAGTTACGGTATGCCTGCAGACGATCCGGGTCGAAGGCAAACAGGCCCGGCATATTTTTCGATGTCAAATCGACGACGCAATCGGTCATATGCTGTGGCTCGATCTTATAATCTTTGATGTCTTTTTCGGCCTGCATTTGCTCCAACACGGCCTGTTCATATTGTTTTTTATCGGCACAGCCGGCCAATAATAGAACCGACAAGCTCAATAGCAGTAATTTTTTCATAAGTAATATTTGTATTCTTTAATGAGTTTGACTGATTTCGGCCATGGCCTGAGCAATCCAGGCTTCGGCCTCGGCATTGATGTCCTTGGCTTTCCTGCCTTCGGTGTGAATGACGGGACCTATCTTAACCTGGATAGTGCCGGGATATTTCAAAAAACTGTTACGCGGCCAGAACTCTCCGGCATTATGCGCCAACGGAATAACGGGATAACCGGACTTCTGCGCTAACATGGCGCCACCGGCATTGAATTTCTTGTTTTCTCCCGGAGCGGCCCTTGTTCCTTCGGGGAAAATAAGCACGAACAAGCCTTCTTGCAAACGAGCAATTCCTTGATCAATCAGCGACTTCAAGGCTTCACGTTGATTTTCGCGATCGATTGCAATGGGTTTCAATGTCGCTAATGCCCAACCTCCCACCGGTATCCACAACAATGACTTTTTCAACAACGCGGTTTGCGGGGGTAAAAACAGGCGTAACGCGACTGTCTCCCAGGCCGACTGATGCTTGCTTAAAATGATGCATGCTTGATCTTTCGGCACATTGTTCAATCCTTGCACCTGATAAGTCAAACCACAAGTCATTTTCAACATCCAAAACAAAGCTTTAATCCATAATTGGGCTAAAGCATAACGCGCCTCAAACGGCAAAAAGATGCACAGCACAATGATTGGGCCGAATATCAATGTCGAAATAACGATGTAAATGAATAATATGCTCGACCCTAAATAAACTCTCAAACTATTTTTCTGTGACGATAAATTTTGCTGCGTCATATAAGCTCTCAAAAACAGGAATGTTAATATCTGGATGCGCGGCAAGGGTCCGCTGACCTTTGCCCGTTTTAACCAACATTGGTCTTGCCCCCACCACCCTGGCGGCTTCGATATCTCGCCATGAATCCCCGACAAATGGCAGATTGATCAAGTCAACCCGGTATTCCGCAGCAAATTGTTCCAACAGGCCGGCTTTCGGTTTACGACACCGGCAATTATCGTCGGGACCATGCGGGCAAAAATACACGGCTTCGATTTCACCCTGCCTTTCGGCGACTTTTTGCCGCATCTTTTCATGGATTTGCTCCAGAGTCGCCAAATCGAACAATCCTCGCGCCACTCCGGACTGATTGCTGATGACAACGACTTTATAACCGTTGTCATTCAACAAGGCGATCGCCTCCAAACTTCCTGAAATCGGAATCCACTCCTCGGGCGACTTGATAAACTCATCAGAGTCATAATTGATGACACCGTCACGGTCCAGTAATACGTAACGCGATGTCATGATTGTAATTTCGAGATATCGGCAATTTCCAGAAATTGATGAGATAACATGGTCAATAAGGCTAACCGGCTGTTACGTAAGGTCTGATCTTCCGTATTGACCATCACATGGTCGAAGAAATCATCGACGGAATCACGCAGCCGAGCCAATCGCGCTAAGGCCGCTTGATAATCTTTATTGTTCAATAGCGGCGTAATATCGTTTATCGAGGCATTAGCCGCTTGCAATAATGCGATTTCTTCGGCTTCGACCAACGTGCCCACTTGCTCGGGAATTTTTCCCTCGGTCTTTTTCAATATATTAATAATTCGTTTGTTAGCGGCGGCTAGACTTGCCGCTTCCGGCAATTGCCTGAACTCTTTAACCGCTTGTAAACGCTGCATAAAATCCAAAGGTTGTGTCGGCTTGACACTGATTACCGCTTCGAATTCATCCACTCGAAAACCCTTATCGAGACTGTAGCCTTTCAATCTTTCGAAAATGAAATCGGTCAGCAATAACTTAATTTTCGCTTTATCGAATTCATGATTAAATTGCGCCAATGCGACGTCTATTAAGTCAATAACATCGAGATTGAGCTGGTTTTCGATAATGATTCGAAGAATGCCTAATGTAGCCCGCCGCAAGGCATAGGGATCTTTATCTCCGGTGGGAATCAGGCCTGCGCTAAAGATACCGCATAAGGTATCGATTTTTTCCGCAATCGATAGGATCTGTCCGGTCATTGTAGAAGGCGTAGGGCCTCCGGCCTGCTTGGGAAAATATTGTTCTTCCAATGCACTGGCAACCTCATTCGGCTCACCGTCGGCCAAGGCGTAATAACGCCCCATAATGCCCTGCAGATTTGCGAACTCCCCGACCATTTCGGTCAGCAAATCTGTTTTTGCCAATAGCGCCGCCCGCTTGGCCAAGTTGCCTTCGACGTGCATCTGTCCGGCTATATGATCGGCAAGAAAACCGACACGACGAGTCTTGTCGCCCAACGTTCCGAGTTTTCTCTGAAAAACAATTGCGTCTAGTTTTTCCACCCGGTTTTCCAGTTTCTGTTTTCTATCCTGATTCCAGAAAAACTCGGCGTCGGCCAAACGTGGCAATATGACTCGCTCATTGCCATATTGAATCGATTCCGGACGGCTACTTTCGATGTTACTGAACGTTATGAAATGGGGCAACAGGCCGCCTGCCGAATTTTTCACCGGAAAATATTTCTGGTTCGACTGCATTGTCGTAATCAGCACTTCGACCGGCAATTCTAGAAAACGCGAATCGAAATTACCGATGACGGGCACGGGCCATTCATTGATTGCAGCAATTTCTTCAAGCAGGTCCTCATCGATATGCGCAATTCCGTTCACTTCAGCCGCTACTATTTTTGCCGATTCGCGGATCATGCTCTTGCGCCGTTCAAAATCTGCGATGACCTTGCCCTGTTCATATAAGGTATCGACATAATTTAGGGGCTTGTCGATGTTAAATGCCTGCGGCGCATGAAAACGGTGACCATACGTTTTACGATCCGCTTTCAAACCCAGTATCTCGCAGTCGATTACTTCACCCCCAAATAATAATAAGATCCAATGCACGGGACGGGCAAATTCGGTTTCGCCTCTGCCCCAACGCATTCTTTTTGCGATCGGTAACTGCTGGATACTCTTGTTGATCAATTCCGGCAGCAACAGATCGGTTGGCTTTCCGGCAACGTTTTCAGTGTAGGCGAGCCATTCGCCTTTTCCTGTTTTCAATCTACCTAACTGTTCTACAGTTGTGCCGCAACTTGCGGCGAAGCCCTGGGCGGCTTTGCTTGGCGTTCCATCATCAGCAAAGGCGGCCTTGATGGCAGGGCCTCTTTTTTCCACGGTTTTATCAGGTTGCGAGGAAACCAAATTGCCAACGATAACCGCCAGCCTTCTTGGGGTCGCATAAATTCGTACCGAATCATGAGTCAATTCGGCATCGTGCAATCCTTTCGCTAGATTATCACCGAGACTCTGGCTGAGTCTTAACAATGTCTTAGGTGGCAATTCTTCACAACCGATTTCGAACAATAGATCTTTTGTTGCTGCCATTATTGAGCTCCTTGCTTGTCAAGAATGGGGAATCCCAATGCTTCCCGCCTTTTGTAATAAGCCTCGGCCACCGATTTGGACATATTTCTGACGCGAAGAATATAACGTTGCCTTTCGGTTACGGAAATTGCATGCCTGGCATCCAACAAATTAAATGCATGCGATGCTTTCAAAACCATTTCATACGCCGGCAATGGCAAATCCTTGTCAATCAGCTTTTGACACTCTTTTTCATAGGTATCAAAGCTATGAAACAGAAAATCAACGTTGGCTTCGTCAAAATTAAAGGCCGACATTTCCACTTCATTTTGATGAAACACATCGCCGTAGGTTACGACACCCTGCGGCCCCCGGGTCCAGACCAAGTCAAACACACTCTCAACACCTTGTATGTACATGGCGATACGTTCCAAACCATAGGTTAACTCGCCGGTTACCGGTTTACATTCCAAGCCGCCAACCTGTTGGAAATAGGTAAACTGTGATACTTCCATGCCATTCAACCATACTTCCCAACCCAATCCCCAGGCGCCTAAAGTTGGTGACTCCCAGTTATCCTCGACAAAGCGTACATCGTGTTCCAACAAATCCAATCCGAGATGACGTAAGGAGCCCAGATACAATTCCTGAATATTGCTTGGCGAAGGCTTTAGGATAACCTGATATTGATAGTAATGTTGCAAGCGCATTGGATTTTCGCCAAAGCGTCCGTCGGTTGGCCTTCTTGAAGGTTGCACATAAGCGGTATTCCAAGGCTCAGGCCCTATGGCACGCAAAAATGTTGCCGGATGAAAAGTGCCTGCGCCAACTTCCTGGTCCAATGGCTGCAGCAGTACACAGCCGTTGGCAGACCAATATTCCTGCAAGGCGTGAATCAAACCTTGGAATGTCGTTAAATCATTATTATTGCCGGACACGTTTCTTGAATTAAGTTGCAGTAAAAATGAACAATTATAACTGAAAACTTAGCTTAGCTAATACCAAAATAGCTTTTTAGAATCGTGATACCTCTTACATTACAACTCATTTTTGGCTTTTATCAGCTTTCAGTGCTTTATTTTTGACATTAAAAAACCCCCGCCACCTTTCGGTGACGAGGGTCTTATTCCCATTTCTAAAAACTTACGTTTTCAGAAAGTTATCATTAGATGAAAGTTGGGATCAATGGAGCGTCAACCATAACCATTTGACGGCCGCCGTCTTCGTCGAAGAAGAACAGCAGACCAGCAAAACGGCTGTCTGGATCGTAGATCAAGTCAGCCAAACGGTAAACTTCCCATGCTGCGTCAGAAGCTGTAACGTTAACAGTTCTAGTTTCGCCTGGAGCCAATGGGCTGTTATCAGAAACAGTCAGACCTTCTTCAGCCAACAGGTCATCAGGATAACCCGTTTCATCTTCCAATACGTCAGCATCCAAGAAGCGAACTGAAGCCGTGTTGAACTCGCCCAAACGAACTGCTGAATCACCGTTGTTAGTGATAGTCAGAGTCATTTGCATCGCACGACCTGGCACACGGTAAGAAGCGTCTTCAACTTTTACAGTAACAGTTGATTCTGGCATTTGAATTGGTTTAATGCCACGCAACAAACCAGCTTGCAATGGAGTAGTTACAGGGTATTTTTCGTTAGTAGAACCCATTGCAGCTGCCACGATTACCAAAGTACCGATAGCGAAAGCAACACCAACTTTTTTGTCGCCAGCAGAGATCAGAGTATCTGCTTTACCGCTGCTAACAGCGATGTGGCGAGGCACGAACAATGGACGTTTGACCCAGAACAACAACCAAGCCAGACCGATTGCATACCAGAAGAAGCTCCAGAAGTAGATGCTGTCCAGAGCATAAGTTTCCAGATCAATGGTGTCGCCAGTCAATGTTGTGATCGGGTTAACGAACTCACCCATTGAACCAGTAATGGTTACCCATTTACCAGGACCAATGATCGGACCACCGCCTTCAACGTTCATCATAGTGTGAACGTGCCAGTCACCTGGGCGACGTGCTTTCAACAATACTTTGAACTCATAAGTTTCACCCAGTTCCAAGCTAACAGAACGAGGAACCAATTGACCACCGATCCAAGAACCTGCACGAATGAAAACAGGACCTGGGATACCGATGTTCAGGAATGATACTTCTGGCTTATCAACAGTTTCAGGCCATCCAGCGAAAACGTGGAACTTACCGGAAATTGTCATAGTATCGTTGATTGCAACTTCGTCTTTTGACCAGTTCAGATCAAACCAGTGAATAGTACGCATACGCATGAACGCAGCCTGTGACTTTTCACCGTGAGCGGATGCTGCAGGTGTGTAAAAGATCGCTGCTGTCATTGTTACCAGCAGTGCGACAAAGGATAGTTTAGCAACCTTGTCTTTTATTATTTTCATATACCCTCCTCTATTTCTAGAGAATCTGTAAATTTAAGACTTTCTGACGATTTAACTCGCCAGCCTTCGTTTATTGTTATGATTTCTTCTTAAGAAGCGTCATCAGCGATGAAGTCAGTTTTAGCAAACCAACGACCGAAGAAGTGC
Proteins encoded in this region:
- the glyS gene encoding glycine--tRNA ligase subunit beta translates to MAATKDLLFEIGCEELPPKTLLRLSQSLGDNLAKGLHDAELTHDSVRIYATPRRLAVIVGNLVSSQPDKTVEKRGPAIKAAFADDGTPSKAAQGFAASCGTTVEQLGRLKTGKGEWLAYTENVAGKPTDLLLPELINKSIQQLPIAKRMRWGRGETEFARPVHWILLLFGGEVIDCEILGLKADRKTYGHRFHAPQAFNIDKPLNYVDTLYEQGKVIADFERRKSMIRESAKIVAAEVNGIAHIDEDLLEEIAAINEWPVPVIGNFDSRFLELPVEVLITTMQSNQKYFPVKNSAGGLLPHFITFSNIESSRPESIQYGNERVILPRLADAEFFWNQDRKQKLENRVEKLDAIVFQRKLGTLGDKTRRVGFLADHIAGQMHVEGNLAKRAALLAKTDLLTEMVGEFANLQGIMGRYYALADGEPNEVASALEEQYFPKQAGGPTPSTMTGQILSIAEKIDTLCGIFSAGLIPTGDKDPYALRRATLGILRIIIENQLNLDVIDLIDVALAQFNHEFDKAKIKLLLTDFIFERLKGYSLDKGFRVDEFEAVISVKPTQPLDFMQRLQAVKEFRQLPEAASLAAANKRIINILKKTEGKIPEQVGTLVEAEEIALLQAANASINDITPLLNNKDYQAALARLARLRDSVDDFFDHVMVNTEDQTLRNSRLALLTMLSHQFLEIADISKLQS
- a CDS encoding STAS domain-containing protein; translated protein: MNIKQQKSNGYLILEICEERIDAHNSAELKESVLKVIEQGEINIVVKLGQVRFIDSSGLGALLSGFKNAAAKSGKLVLTNIQSQVLSMFELTRLNRVFEIYADAGDVLNAS
- the amoB gene encoding bacterial ammonia monooxygenase, subunit AmoB, translating into MKIIKDKVAKLSFVALLVTMTAAIFYTPAASAHGEKSQAAFMRMRTIHWFDLNWSKDEVAINDTMTISGKFHVFAGWPETVDKPEVSFLNIGIPGPVFIRAGSWIGGQLVPRSVSLELGETYEFKVLLKARRPGDWHVHTMMNVEGGGPIIGPGKWVTITGSMGEFVNPITTLTGDTIDLETYALDSIYFWSFFWYAIGLAWLLFWVKRPLFVPRHIAVSSGKADTLISAGDKKVGVAFAIGTLVIVAAAMGSTNEKYPVTTPLQAGLLRGIKPIQMPESTVTVKVEDASYRVPGRAMQMTLTITNNGDSAVRLGEFNTASVRFLDADVLEDETGYPDDLLAEEGLTVSDNSPLAPGETRTVNVTASDAAWEVYRLADLIYDPDSRFAGLLFFFDEDGGRQMVMVDAPLIPTFI
- the glyQ gene encoding glycine--tRNA ligase subunit alpha, translated to MSGNNNDLTTFQGLIHALQEYWSANGCVLLQPLDQEVGAGTFHPATFLRAIGPEPWNTAYVQPSRRPTDGRFGENPMRLQHYYQYQVILKPSPSNIQELYLGSLRHLGLDLLEHDVRFVEDNWESPTLGAWGLGWEVWLNGMEVSQFTYFQQVGGLECKPVTGELTYGLERIAMYIQGVESVFDLVWTRGPQGVVTYGDVFHQNEVEMSAFNFDEANVDFLFHSFDTYEKECQKLIDKDLPLPAYEMVLKASHAFNLLDARHAISVTERQRYILRVRNMSKSVAEAYYKRREALGFPILDKQGAQ
- a CDS encoding lysophospholipid acyltransferase family protein, with the translated sequence MTCGLTYQVQGLNNVPKDQACIILSKHQSAWETVALRLFLPPQTALLKKSLLWIPVGGWALATLKPIAIDRENQREALKSLIDQGIARLQEGLFVLIFPEGTRAAPGENKKFNAGGAMLAQKSGYPVIPLAHNAGEFWPRNSFLKYPGTIQVKIGPVIHTEGRKAKDINAEAEAWIAQAMAEISQTH
- the gmhB gene encoding D-glycero-beta-D-manno-heptose 1,7-bisphosphate 7-phosphatase yields the protein MTSRYVLLDRDGVINYDSDEFIKSPEEWIPISGSLEAIALLNDNGYKVVVISNQSGVARGLFDLATLEQIHEKMRQKVAERQGEIEAVYFCPHGPDDNCRCRKPKAGLLEQFAAEYRVDLINLPFVGDSWRDIEAARVVGARPMLVKTGKGQRTLAAHPDINIPVFESLYDAAKFIVTEK
- a CDS encoding NAD-glutamate dehydrogenase domain-containing protein, which gives rise to MKVYLEAGRTKTDKSRQHLKLEQVQYLLDRHENIEQRRFLKTLADVLIFPESYLATLPSALLDSLIVRCYQFLENRTQEIGLQAVPLQNGGQYLLMISAPNEPYLVETLIILQKKYSGLFSLIAHPILTIKRREQGIIYLDAGAEEDSSELLILLRLENIDQAILETIQQQCLVLLRQNHRVFQSCVAFNDKQEYLKSLRGLQLYWSLLAWLQQEAFIPISYRAITTSPDSQADYANSKQLGADLAFCLEILEANAGQQLQSEINRLMSRETEVVVHRLTLDSPLISNEPLIYIGFREQQGDIATEHAFIGLFRRIEINCSSCHVLELQRKTAETLKKIKIVRGSHDYVKLQELFSLIPKLEFFFLGETQLELLAQSLCRYLSRPYSLKVLFLASPSPFCLSFLVIIPQTFLKTTSQTQLAGTLSAELQCRTDVVRLINFGESYSALYLSLLPQQEQVHIDIAALEKLVNRQCRPWTVRLRLLLERALGKGKGSELWRKYRDSFNADYRNMLPPRYALKDMLQLEKLTGTSQQGVNLLFPCQRQENCRLHFYSGREQFLDEFIPILENLNLRLVDQVQFSVNTGQTTCYIKSFAVIPANTGCQPLHKIKQPLLGMIEAIQQQRVENDGLNRLLLLVGMEWQEIDLLRTYRNYCLQLGFHVTVSSFHRALINNPRLAKLLFDYFEVRFRPSEEWEDALQREEQALFPIRLRLLEDMETVTDLNDDRILRTLFNLIDSTVRSNFHVRRGLEDYLIALKINSLGVIDMPAPRPSFEVYVHAPDMEGIHLRGGKIARGGIRWSDRPDDFRTEILGLMQTQMSKNALIVPTGAKGGFVVKRLRRDESFRQAGKRAYLQLMRALLDLTDNYVGEKVKTLSGIVRYDDDDPYLVVAADKGTAQFPDVANAVSEEYRFWMGDAFASGGSKGYSHKALGITARGAWESVKRHFRELGKDIQHEAFTVVGIGSMDGDVFGNGMLLSRCIKLRAAISGQHIFLDPSPDPERSYQERRRLFDLPGSSWNDYSRELLSEGGGIYSRDSKDIPLSEPVRQWLGLRYKTLDGESLIRYLLIAPVELLWLGGIGTYVKAGSEKHEEVGDRQNDTVRVDASSLQAKVVGEGANLGFTRLARIEFALAGGRINTDAIDNSAGVDTSDHEVNLKILLRELHKKQQIDDYQTLFDQLSEEVCRTVLADNYAQTLCLSLEQLRCAEDVEPYLELAEKLQSAGFLDFAVEAFPVAKAVRARENVKLTRPELAVLMASAKRWLTQQLLDRPEFVTATCCDHYLLAYFPRPLVERFAQHIPSHPLASAIKATCISNLVINQAGCLFLARAIDNQASDLGVLMSSYLAFDRILAGEDFRKSVFALDNRIEAALQYGALLKMENRLTEFSIWSMLNDAPLKPTPGLIGDYLSYLEKFVQHAMENGRSPTAETTAFGDKLPESLSQYLHRLALIEDFPASVRLSIETGSAIETIADLYVDTAECLFLQTVRKQLNDITLQNAWERKLYGDLEQGVKKLQGGLVKKIVQSGAGGVQAYFFQGERQTRLNRYQRGYHEIAGALQHTLTPYLVWYKELERLLEAI
- a CDS encoding ATP-binding protein; translated protein: MSDEELQIDVVIPTQTRYLDLIGNIAEHIGKELQQYSGDREAFAYHLNLVLTEATSNAIRHSSHNDPSETVRITIQLIGDELNIKVYDHGQGFDLEQIPLPDLDHPKEGGMGIFFIRSLMDSVTYTKREDCNVLEIKKLLKPNPGGS